In Triticum aestivum cultivar Chinese Spring chromosome 5B, IWGSC CS RefSeq v2.1, whole genome shotgun sequence, the following proteins share a genomic window:
- the LOC123111963 gene encoding phenylalanine--tRNA ligase alpha subunit, cytoplasmic isoform X1, producing MAAKQPLADVEDGLLAHLNANAEIPDSRYFASSLGVPHKDVEDVIKRLSAFRIVESADITKETWMLTDEAKGYAARGSPEVQLVAAIPPEGASKGALKERLGDVFDIGMKAAAKNKWIGFEKGNKDLVLRKVEDTKDELQEQLRRLENGEVIADKVIDDLKRRKLVTKEKSIWYSLKKGPEFVAKRKTLATDVTREHLKSGDWKDLEFKDYNYGAQGQPIAIGYSQPLLEVLLICTVFHFFIQLYMINQITQNCYLVDFLQVREAIQNIFLEMGFSEMPTNMYVESSFWNFDALFQPQQHPARDSHDTFFLKAPATTTQLPDDYLEKVKQVHQSGGHGSKGYGYDWKRDEAEKNLLRTHTTAVSTRMLYKLAQEKTFAPKRYYSIDRVFRNEAVDRTHLAEFHQIEGLICDYGLTLGDLIGVLEDFFSRLGMSKLRFKPAYNPYTEPSMEIFSYHDGLKKWVEIGNSGMFRPEMLLPMGLPEGVNVIAWGLSLERPTMILYGIDNIRDLFGPKVDFNLIKSSPICRLGL from the exons aTGGCGGCGAAGCAGCCGTTGGCGGACGTGGAGGACGGGCTCCTCGCCCACCTCAACGCGAACGCCGAGATCCCCGACTCCCGCTACttcgcctcctccctcggcgtcccGCACAAGGACGTGGAGGATGTCATCAAGAGGCTCTCCGCCTTCCGCATCGTTGAGAGTGCG GACATCACCAAGGAGACGTGGATGCTCACCGATGAGGCCAAGGGGTATGCCGCGAGGGGCTCCCCCGAGGTGCAGCTCGTCGCGGCCATCCCGCCCGAGGGTGCCTCCAAGGGCGCGCTCAAG GAGAGATTGGGGGACGTGTTCGATATTGGAATGAAGGCAGCAGCCAAGAACAAGTGGATTGGATTTGAGAAGGGAAACAAAGACCTCGTACTGAGAAAG GTTGAGGATACCAAGGATGAATTGCAAGAGCAGCTTAGAAGACTGGAGAATGGGGAG GTTATCGCTGACAAAGTAATAGATGATTTGAAGAGAAGAAAGCTTGTAACAAAAGA GAAATCTATTTGGTATTCACTGAAGAAGGGGCCTGAATTTGTTGCAAAGAGAAAAACATTGGCAACCGATGTGACACGAGAACATCTCAAGAG TGGCGACTGGAAGGATCTGGAATTTAAAGATTATAACTATGGAGCTCAAGGACAACCTATTGCGATAGGATATAGCCAACCGTTGTTAGAGGTACTTCTAATCTGTACAGTGTTCCATTTTTTCATACAGCTTTATATGATAAACCAGATAACTCAGAACTGTTATTTGGTGGATTTTCTTCAGGTCCGTGAGGCAATCCAGAACATTTTTCTCGAGATGGG GTTCAGTGAGATGCCAACGAACATGTATGTAGAGAGCAG CTTCTGGAATTTTGATGCACTGTTCCAGCCACAACAGCATCCTGCTCGTGATTCACACGATACCTTTTTCCTCAAAG CCCCTGCTACAACAACACAATTACCTGATGACTATCTTGAGAAAGTAAAGCAAGTACATCAGTCTGGTGGTCATGGCTCCAAAGG ATATGGTTACGATTGGAAGCGAGATGAAGCAGAGAAAAACCTGCTTCGTACTCACACAACTGCAGTTTCAACAAGGATGCTATACAAGCTAGCACAGGAG AAAACTTTTGCTCCTAAGAGATACTATTCTATTGATCGTGTTTTCCGGAATGAAGCTGTGGACCGAACTCATCTTGCAGAATTCCACCAGATAGAAG GTCTTATTTGTGATTATGGTTTGACGCTTGGTGATCTGATAGGTGTATTGGAGGATTTCTTCTCCAGACTAG GCATGTCAAAGCTGCGTTTCAAACCTGCCTACAACCCGTACACTGAACCAAGCATGGAAATTTTCAG CTACCACGATGGTCTGAAGAAATGGGTGGAAATAGGCAACTCAGGCATGTTCAGGCCGGAAATGTTACTTCCCATGGGACTGCCAGAGGGTGTTAATGTTATCGCATGGGGTCTTTCGCTTGAAAG GCCAACAATGATTCTGTATGGGATTGACAACATACGTGATCTCTTTGGGCCAAAG GTCGACTTCAATCTGATCAAGAGCAGCCCGATTTGCCGCTTGGGGCTGTAG
- the LOC123111963 gene encoding phenylalanine--tRNA ligase alpha subunit, cytoplasmic isoform X2 — protein MAAKQPLADVEDGLLAHLNANAEIPDSRYFASSLGVPHKDVEDVIKRLSAFRIVESADITKETWMLTDEAKGYAARGSPEVQLVAAIPPEGASKGALKERLGDVFDIGMKAAAKNKWIGFEKGNKDLVLRKVEDTKDELQEQLRRLENGEVIADKVIDDLKRRKLVTKEKSIWYSLKKGPEFVAKRKTLATDVTREHLKSGDWKDLEFKDYNYGAQGQPIAIGYSQPLLEVREAIQNIFLEMGFSEMPTNMYVESSFWNFDALFQPQQHPARDSHDTFFLKAPATTTQLPDDYLEKVKQVHQSGGHGSKGYGYDWKRDEAEKNLLRTHTTAVSTRMLYKLAQEKTFAPKRYYSIDRVFRNEAVDRTHLAEFHQIEGLICDYGLTLGDLIGVLEDFFSRLGMSKLRFKPAYNPYTEPSMEIFSYHDGLKKWVEIGNSGMFRPEMLLPMGLPEGVNVIAWGLSLERPTMILYGIDNIRDLFGPKVDFNLIKSSPICRLGL, from the exons aTGGCGGCGAAGCAGCCGTTGGCGGACGTGGAGGACGGGCTCCTCGCCCACCTCAACGCGAACGCCGAGATCCCCGACTCCCGCTACttcgcctcctccctcggcgtcccGCACAAGGACGTGGAGGATGTCATCAAGAGGCTCTCCGCCTTCCGCATCGTTGAGAGTGCG GACATCACCAAGGAGACGTGGATGCTCACCGATGAGGCCAAGGGGTATGCCGCGAGGGGCTCCCCCGAGGTGCAGCTCGTCGCGGCCATCCCGCCCGAGGGTGCCTCCAAGGGCGCGCTCAAG GAGAGATTGGGGGACGTGTTCGATATTGGAATGAAGGCAGCAGCCAAGAACAAGTGGATTGGATTTGAGAAGGGAAACAAAGACCTCGTACTGAGAAAG GTTGAGGATACCAAGGATGAATTGCAAGAGCAGCTTAGAAGACTGGAGAATGGGGAG GTTATCGCTGACAAAGTAATAGATGATTTGAAGAGAAGAAAGCTTGTAACAAAAGA GAAATCTATTTGGTATTCACTGAAGAAGGGGCCTGAATTTGTTGCAAAGAGAAAAACATTGGCAACCGATGTGACACGAGAACATCTCAAGAG TGGCGACTGGAAGGATCTGGAATTTAAAGATTATAACTATGGAGCTCAAGGACAACCTATTGCGATAGGATATAGCCAACCGTTGTTAGAG GTCCGTGAGGCAATCCAGAACATTTTTCTCGAGATGGG GTTCAGTGAGATGCCAACGAACATGTATGTAGAGAGCAG CTTCTGGAATTTTGATGCACTGTTCCAGCCACAACAGCATCCTGCTCGTGATTCACACGATACCTTTTTCCTCAAAG CCCCTGCTACAACAACACAATTACCTGATGACTATCTTGAGAAAGTAAAGCAAGTACATCAGTCTGGTGGTCATGGCTCCAAAGG ATATGGTTACGATTGGAAGCGAGATGAAGCAGAGAAAAACCTGCTTCGTACTCACACAACTGCAGTTTCAACAAGGATGCTATACAAGCTAGCACAGGAG AAAACTTTTGCTCCTAAGAGATACTATTCTATTGATCGTGTTTTCCGGAATGAAGCTGTGGACCGAACTCATCTTGCAGAATTCCACCAGATAGAAG GTCTTATTTGTGATTATGGTTTGACGCTTGGTGATCTGATAGGTGTATTGGAGGATTTCTTCTCCAGACTAG GCATGTCAAAGCTGCGTTTCAAACCTGCCTACAACCCGTACACTGAACCAAGCATGGAAATTTTCAG CTACCACGATGGTCTGAAGAAATGGGTGGAAATAGGCAACTCAGGCATGTTCAGGCCGGAAATGTTACTTCCCATGGGACTGCCAGAGGGTGTTAATGTTATCGCATGGGGTCTTTCGCTTGAAAG GCCAACAATGATTCTGTATGGGATTGACAACATACGTGATCTCTTTGGGCCAAAG GTCGACTTCAATCTGATCAAGAGCAGCCCGATTTGCCGCTTGGGGCTGTAG
- the LOC123116180 gene encoding cytoplasmic tRNA 2-thiolation protein 1 encodes MQSAAAPTRAGSRLCTRCGERKAALKRPKTLEQICRECFYIVFEDEIHQTIVDNNLFKAGERVAIGASGGKDSTVLAYVLSELNKRHKYDLDLFLLSIDEGITGYRDDSLETVKRNELQYGLPLKIVSYKDLYDWTMDDIVKAIGLKNNCTFCGVFRRQALDRGAALLKVDKIVTGHNADDIAETVLLNILRGDIARLSRCTFITTGEDGPIPRCKPFKYTYEKEIVMYAYFKKLDYFSTECIYSPNAYRGFAREFIKDLERMRPRAILDIITSGENFRISTTTRMPEQGTCERCGYISSQKLCKACVLLDGLNRGLPKLGIGRTAKVGAGADGSGEQQGKRAERRNRSSLQGKHGNLDF; translated from the exons ATGCAGTCCGCCGCCGCTCCGACGAGGGCAGGGAGCCGCCTCTGCACGCGCTGCGGCGAGCGGAAGGCCGCGCTCAAGCGGCCCAAAACCCTAGAACAG ATATGTAGGGAATGCTTCTATATTGTcttcgaggacgagattcatcaaaCTATTGTTGACAATAATTTGTTTAAAGCCGGTGAACGTGTGGCAATTGGAGCTTCTGGTGGAAAAG ATTCAACCGTGCTTGCATATGTGTTATCAGAGTTAAACAAACGTCATAAATATGATCTCGATTTGTTCCTTTTATCTATTGATGAAGGAATCACAGGCTATAGAGATGACTCCCTAGAAACTGTTAAAAGGAATGAACTACAG TATGGCCTACCACTGAAAATAGTTTCCTACAAGGATCTCTATGACTGGACGATGGATGATATTGTGAAAGCAATTGGCCTGAAAAACAATTGCACTTTCTGTGGTGTTTTTCGACGTCAG GCACTAGACCGAGGTGCTGCTCTCTTGAAGGTTGATAAGATTGTAACTGGGCATAATGCAGATGACATTGCAGAGACTGTCTTGCTGAATATTTTACGTGGTGATATTGCAAG GTTAAGTCGATGCACTTTCATAACTACTGGTGAAGATGGACCAATCCCAAGATGCAAGCCTTTCAAATACACCTACGAAAAAGAGATTGTTAT GTATGCGTATTTCAAAAAGCTGGACTACTTCTCCACTGAAT GCATCTATTCACCAAATGCATATCGTGGATTTGCTCGTGAATTTATTAAAGATCTGGAAAGGATGAG GCCTAGAGCTATACTGGACATCATAACCTCTGGCGAAAATTTCCGGATATCCACAACAACAAGAATGCCAGAGCAAGGAACATGTGAACGCTGCGGTTACATTTCTAGCCAG AAATTATGCAAAGCGTGCGTCCTGCTAGATGGACTGAACCGAGGCCTGCCAAAACTAGGCATAGGGAGAACCGCTAAAGTCGGTGCTGGAGCTGATGGTAGTGGCGAGCAGCAAGGCAAACGAGCGGAGAGGAGGAATAGGTCGAGTCTACAAGGAAAACATGGCAACTTGGACTTCTGA